In the Hyphomicrobiales bacterium genome, one interval contains:
- a CDS encoding conserved hypothetical protein (Evidence 4 : Unknown function but conserved in other organisms) has product MTTILNFDVPYSARVKLPRKRDQQDVEYREVVPIAIRTIDDAPVAISMRGRTLPPHDCDWRVVDGRLYRPMFDGDDQPIRASEFQLAKERADNRQARGSWIDYPLKGRTGRLITFLDAGVPPGATVLESNREHEIAGAVREMMDAVLVIGGVVHMRAPAPVWCLNPRSNILSNAIGSVELAMPDRDSPSFGYFRGDQPETAVAFAESLLESKDRFPAHTFWPNTDVRLGEGSVTIHDESALDDPVAASIHRAMVDIEYAIAPSELGKTPFELLIAYTELKRACQEVDSLSPAAEAVVRAAACFEAYRAAYAQFGDQDWPRGASSQEFAIVVAERIARALDLNLVPDLASDPLATLSA; this is encoded by the coding sequence ATGACCACAATCCTCAACTTCGATGTACCCTATTCCGCTCGGGTGAAACTCCCTCGGAAGCGCGACCAGCAGGACGTTGAGTACCGCGAAGTCGTGCCAATCGCGATCCGCACGATTGACGATGCGCCCGTTGCTATCAGCATGCGGGGCCGGACGCTGCCGCCCCATGATTGCGACTGGCGCGTTGTCGATGGCCGGCTTTACCGGCCAATGTTCGATGGAGACGACCAGCCGATCCGGGCCAGCGAGTTCCAGCTCGCGAAGGAAAGGGCCGACAACCGGCAAGCGCGCGGATCCTGGATCGACTACCCGCTGAAGGGGAGAACCGGGCGCCTGATCACCTTTCTCGACGCGGGAGTCCCACCGGGAGCGACTGTCTTAGAATCGAACCGCGAGCATGAGATTGCGGGGGCGGTTCGCGAGATGATGGACGCGGTCCTCGTGATTGGGGGCGTCGTGCATATGCGCGCGCCGGCGCCAGTCTGGTGCTTGAATCCGCGCTCGAACATCCTGTCCAATGCCATCGGTTCGGTCGAGCTTGCGATGCCGGATCGCGACAGCCCCAGTTTCGGATATTTCCGCGGGGATCAGCCGGAAACAGCCGTCGCCTTCGCGGAAAGCCTGCTTGAGAGCAAGGATCGGTTCCCCGCTCACACATTTTGGCCGAACACAGACGTTCGGCTGGGGGAAGGCAGCGTCACCATCCATGACGAGAGTGCCCTTGACGATCCAGTCGCGGCCAGTATCCATCGGGCGATGGTCGATATCGAATACGCTATCGCCCCGAGCGAGCTGGGCAAAACCCCCTTCGAGCTCCTGATCGCGTATACCGAGCTGAAAAGAGCGTGCCAGGAGGTCGATAGCCTATCGCCGGCGGCCGAAGCCGTGGTCCGGGCTGCTGCCTGCTTCGAGGCTTATCGAGCCGCCTACGCTCAATTCGGCGACCAGGATTGGCCGCGCGGCGCCAGCTCACAGGAATTCGCGATCGTCGTCGCCGAGCGGATCGCGCGCGCGCTGGATCTGAACCTGGTCCCGGATCTTGCCAGCGATCCGCTCGCGACCCTTTCGGCCTGA
- a CDS encoding conserved hypothetical protein (Evidence 4 : Unknown function but conserved in other organisms), translated as MKVFWPQIGYEVTHVPPKGRAERTVRVRRGMPVKVEEMSLSEAPLAIRIETIMDTVIEYREVGDRLFERVVGENGEHVDFERFLELVGPQGVTFSSNPFEEASYRGCHVQYWPESNYSAIDYLQLKSARVISSTEGEAVARAKLQAENLVLLDGMPWRLAREPVVTVDFRVPGVWPSTAPACAERSSHTYAFRLSNMEAAEELAGKYLRGDRMSQVGKVEIFSDRCLAFDEVSDFQESVCRGLVGDVMLADLPGFEKLPFEVISGWAEIRRLGQEPNSNDKALFLAHVLDRMEAFMPPADPTIIQRRMDRTMAAHAGFAARRAAQIVQVLAPEPPNDLDMLQI; from the coding sequence ATGAAGGTCTTCTGGCCGCAGATTGGTTACGAGGTCACGCATGTGCCTCCCAAGGGCCGCGCAGAGCGTACTGTGCGCGTCCGCCGCGGCATGCCGGTCAAGGTCGAGGAGATGTCGCTTAGCGAAGCGCCCTTGGCCATTCGGATCGAGACGATCATGGATACGGTGATCGAATATCGCGAGGTCGGGGACCGGCTCTTTGAGCGCGTCGTTGGCGAGAACGGCGAGCACGTCGATTTCGAGCGTTTTCTTGAGCTCGTCGGCCCGCAGGGTGTCACCTTCTCAAGCAATCCCTTCGAGGAGGCGTCGTACCGGGGCTGCCATGTCCAGTACTGGCCAGAATCGAACTATTCCGCGATCGACTACCTCCAGCTGAAATCGGCGCGCGTAATCAGCAGCACGGAGGGTGAAGCGGTTGCCCGCGCGAAGCTTCAGGCGGAGAACCTGGTGCTGCTCGACGGCATGCCCTGGCGGCTTGCGCGAGAGCCGGTGGTCACCGTCGATTTTCGGGTTCCAGGCGTCTGGCCTTCGACCGCCCCTGCGTGCGCTGAGAGGTCGTCTCATACCTACGCGTTTCGCCTCAGCAATATGGAAGCAGCCGAGGAGCTTGCGGGAAAATACCTGCGTGGCGATCGGATGAGCCAAGTCGGGAAGGTCGAGATTTTCTCTGATCGATGCCTCGCCTTCGATGAGGTTTCGGATTTCCAGGAGTCCGTGTGCCGCGGGCTCGTCGGGGACGTGATGTTGGCCGACTTGCCAGGTTTCGAGAAACTGCCCTTCGAGGTCATCAGCGGTTGGGCTGAAATCCGCCGGCTCGGTCAGGAGCCCAACAGCAACGATAAGGCGCTTTTCCTCGCGCATGTGCTCGATCGCATGGAGGCCTTCATGCCGCCAGCTGACCCGACCATCATTCAGCGTCGCATGGATCGCACAATGGCAGCTCATGCTGGCTTTGCCGCGCGCCGGGCCGCCCAAATCGTTCAGGTGCTCGCGCCCGAACCTCCTAACGACCTCGATATGCTGCAGATATGA
- a CDS encoding conserved hypothetical protein (Evidence 4 : Unknown function but conserved in other organisms): MRLNVDGVGETLEAAGTVRARRVGVVLLRGEGLPNKIGVGAHNLEDEAWLDIENRFLTGSRYTSIEHVLLGGVSLAKSPMGKHDQAMSFDGTVFATGAIEGTAPPGKVISAADFEADPDLLSEVAAWFVTMADGSKGLFVGPLSLDSDDVCGSLAKSIKGEFSIHSVSAGTYIAGDEVAMRGWSVVIGEQPAPSPRPR, translated from the coding sequence ATGCGACTCAATGTCGATGGTGTTGGTGAAACCCTGGAGGCTGCGGGCACGGTCCGCGCGCGGCGCGTGGGTGTGGTCCTCCTCCGGGGGGAAGGCCTGCCGAACAAGATCGGCGTGGGCGCTCACAACCTCGAAGACGAGGCTTGGCTCGATATCGAGAACCGCTTTCTAACAGGCTCCCGCTACACCTCCATCGAACACGTCCTCCTGGGCGGCGTCTCTCTGGCAAAAAGCCCGATGGGCAAGCACGACCAGGCGATGAGCTTCGACGGCACGGTCTTCGCGACCGGCGCGATCGAGGGCACCGCTCCTCCGGGCAAGGTCATTTCGGCGGCGGACTTCGAGGCCGATCCTGATCTGCTGAGCGAGGTCGCCGCGTGGTTCGTCACGATGGCCGACGGGTCGAAGGGGTTGTTCGTCGGCCCGCTCTCGCTGGACAGCGACGATGTGTGCGGGAGCCTCGCCAAGAGCATCAAGGGGGAGTTCTCGATCCACTCCGTTTCGGCCGGAACGTACATCGCAGGCGACGAGGTCGCGATGCGCGGCTGGTCGGTCGTGATCGGCGAGCAGCCTGCACCGTCTCCCAGGCCGCGCTGA
- a CDS encoding hypothetical protein (Evidence 5 : Unknown function), translated as MSAHADLVRQAFPPEEDHTHAPRADRARSLQGFTNTIDIESHQTLPLPVSAYLARGDESQNRVGASSRRAVRP; from the coding sequence GTGAGCGCCCACGCCGATCTTGTTCGGCAGGCCTTCCCCCCGGAGGAGGACCACACCCACGCGCCGCGCGCGGACCGTGCCCGCAGCCTCCAGGGTTTCACCAACACCATCGACATTGAGTCGCATCAGACGCTCCCACTTCCGGTGAGTGCTTATCTAGCCCGCGGCGACGAAAGCCAAAATCGGGTGGGCGCATCGTCGCGCCGTGCCGTCCGACCCTGA
- a CDS encoding conserved hypothetical protein (Evidence 4 : Unknown function but conserved in other organisms): MSWTQAMIDDLHTLWVTDRKSTTACAEILNLRHGSSLTKNSIIGKVNRLNLAYKGGARIPSTVKTKEERAATAGQPKPVRPKREKAERAARPASINVLYQKASKASDGTTVALPAPPPRPVIARAELPPVKIVMPDTEWFGAEAINSLSGRSADGKPCKWPVGDPMSPTFRFCNMLHENTGSYCEGHRRLAYKPGSQRPVAMQRERADDDRLSA, from the coding sequence ATGAGCTGGACGCAAGCGATGATCGACGATCTACACACGCTGTGGGTCACCGATCGCAAGTCCACAACGGCCTGCGCCGAGATCCTCAATCTGCGGCACGGATCGTCACTCACCAAGAATTCCATCATCGGCAAGGTCAATCGGCTCAATCTGGCCTACAAGGGCGGCGCCCGTATCCCCAGCACGGTCAAAACGAAAGAGGAGCGCGCGGCGACCGCCGGCCAGCCGAAGCCTGTGCGGCCGAAGCGCGAGAAGGCGGAAAGGGCAGCAAGGCCGGCTTCGATCAACGTCCTCTACCAGAAGGCGTCAAAAGCCTCCGACGGAACGACCGTCGCGCTTCCTGCTCCTCCGCCGCGCCCGGTCATCGCGCGGGCCGAACTGCCGCCCGTCAAGATCGTGATGCCGGACACCGAGTGGTTCGGCGCCGAAGCCATCAACTCACTCTCCGGTCGCTCCGCCGATGGCAAGCCCTGCAAGTGGCCTGTCGGCGATCCAATGAGCCCCACCTTCCGCTTCTGCAACATGCTCCACGAGAACACCGGCTCGTACTGCGAAGGCCACCGCCGCCTCGCCTACAAGCCCGGCAGCCAGCGTCCGGTCGCCATGCAGCGTGAGCGCGCCGACGACGACCGGCTCTCCGCCTGA
- a CDS encoding conserved hypothetical protein (Evidence 4 : Unknown function but conserved in other organisms) yields the protein MTAIKPDFITFTGADDGTRTEELLAFADRHPKTEFGILLSASRAGSSRYPTLSWIRDVPRSLHLAAHVCGSWAAALAERGEQAEVEALIGGFQRVQVNVGRTPQDLGPLASFASRLGVDVILQSRDGRAFPTENRISWLFDASGGAGIVPTSWPRHHEKRLVGYAGGLGPSNAAQVVAGLDATGPYWIDMESRVRNTDDAFDLSLCDQVSRAVGL from the coding sequence GTGACCGCCATAAAGCCCGACTTCATCACCTTCACCGGCGCCGACGATGGCACCAGGACGGAGGAGCTCCTGGCCTTCGCTGATCGTCATCCGAAGACGGAATTCGGCATCCTCCTCTCTGCCTCCCGCGCTGGCTCGTCGCGCTACCCTACGCTTTCCTGGATCCGCGATGTCCCGAGGAGCCTTCACCTCGCCGCTCACGTCTGCGGCAGCTGGGCCGCGGCCTTGGCGGAGCGGGGTGAACAGGCCGAGGTCGAGGCGCTCATCGGTGGGTTCCAGCGGGTTCAGGTCAACGTTGGCCGCACCCCTCAGGATCTAGGTCCTCTCGCCAGCTTCGCTTCGAGGCTCGGGGTCGATGTCATCCTGCAGAGCAGGGACGGAAGAGCGTTCCCTACCGAGAACAGGATTTCATGGCTCTTCGACGCTTCCGGCGGCGCCGGCATCGTGCCGACCTCGTGGCCGCGTCATCATGAGAAGCGGCTGGTCGGCTATGCCGGCGGTCTCGGCCCGTCGAATGCTGCCCAGGTCGTCGCCGGCCTCGACGCGACCGGCCCGTACTGGATCGACATGGAGAGCCGTGTGCGCAACACCGACGATGCCTTCGATCTCAGCCTCTGCGACCAGGTTTCTCGGGCCGTCGGGCTCTAG
- a CDS encoding Lactamase_B domain-containing protein: MTSNPISQALPILERAPIPSDSAITILPLGGTNRVGMNCYAVGTKGRWVLIDLGATFPGADDDFAAEFAERHEARVESIFPDPRSFGDIINRLDAIILTHAHEDHVGGIAPLLAFSEAWPRLSRVPIWGTKYTIDTVQNRLREYGRSHPMRELHPKRTTRIGQFDITPIRVTHSAPQTMAILLACKAGRIIHASDVKVDSRPVIGAPTDFGSLERVGRAGVLAFLADSTNAHRAGRSRSEGEVMDGLTDVMRSATGRVYVSTFASNVARIEGIRGAARRSGRSLASSGFSIQRNFETACATGVLQPNTPPLIDARRLHHGMPKRKMAVVCTGTQAEERSALRRLTTELELGAFSNSGPFRIEAGDTVVHSARAIPGNEATVRMMLDTLRAKGVNVLDANSGLPIHASGHGHRDELMDLYRAIRPRFAMPVHGNEDLIEAHLDLARSAPSVRDAQSPREGEAFRVSEAGIERIGTMSVDLVAYLKGVGSALGTEKLVAWPQGEAPELKREANERRRSMTTRRPPAPERSRSEQGLRATA; this comes from the coding sequence TTGACTTCCAATCCAATTTCACAGGCGCTCCCCATCCTGGAGCGGGCGCCTATCCCCTCCGATAGCGCGATCACGATTCTTCCGCTGGGCGGAACGAACCGCGTCGGAATGAACTGTTACGCCGTCGGCACCAAGGGTCGATGGGTTCTGATCGACCTGGGTGCGACCTTTCCCGGTGCGGATGACGATTTCGCCGCTGAATTCGCGGAGCGCCATGAGGCCCGGGTCGAGTCAATCTTCCCCGACCCCCGCAGCTTCGGCGACATCATTAATCGCCTGGACGCCATCATCCTCACTCATGCCCACGAGGATCACGTAGGCGGTATCGCACCTCTCCTGGCCTTCAGTGAGGCCTGGCCTCGGCTCTCTCGTGTGCCGATCTGGGGGACGAAGTACACCATCGACACGGTGCAGAACCGACTTCGCGAATACGGTCGATCGCACCCGATGCGGGAGCTTCATCCGAAGCGCACCACCCGGATCGGGCAATTCGACATCACTCCGATCCGGGTGACGCACTCTGCGCCGCAGACCATGGCGATCCTGCTCGCTTGCAAGGCCGGACGCATTATCCACGCGAGCGACGTGAAGGTCGACAGCCGGCCCGTCATCGGCGCCCCGACTGACTTCGGCAGCCTGGAACGTGTCGGGCGCGCCGGTGTGCTGGCCTTCTTGGCCGACAGCACCAACGCCCACCGTGCCGGCCGCTCGCGCTCGGAGGGCGAGGTGATGGATGGCCTGACCGATGTCATGCGCTCCGCCACCGGCAGGGTTTACGTTTCCACCTTCGCCTCGAACGTCGCCCGCATCGAAGGCATTCGCGGCGCGGCCCGTCGCAGCGGACGCTCTCTCGCTTCCTCGGGTTTCTCGATTCAGCGCAATTTCGAGACGGCCTGCGCCACCGGCGTCCTGCAGCCTAATACCCCTCCCCTGATCGACGCTCGCCGCCTCCATCACGGGATGCCGAAGCGCAAGATGGCCGTGGTTTGCACGGGCACGCAGGCGGAGGAGCGTTCCGCTCTTCGGCGGCTGACGACTGAACTGGAGCTTGGAGCGTTCTCCAATTCCGGTCCGTTCCGCATCGAGGCGGGCGACACCGTGGTCCACTCTGCCCGTGCGATCCCCGGCAACGAGGCGACCGTCCGAATGATGCTGGATACGCTCCGCGCCAAGGGTGTGAACGTCCTGGATGCCAACAGCGGGCTGCCGATCCACGCGTCCGGCCATGGGCATCGCGATGAGTTGATGGACCTCTATCGGGCAATTCGCCCGCGCTTTGCCATGCCCGTTCACGGAAATGAGGATCTCATCGAGGCTCACCTCGATCTCGCCCGCTCGGCTCCTTCGGTGCGCGACGCACAGTCCCCGCGAGAGGGAGAAGCATTCCGCGTTTCGGAGGCGGGCATCGAGCGCATCGGCACGATGTCGGTGGACCTCGTTGCCTACCTGAAGGGCGTGGGCTCCGCGTTGGGCACCGAGAAGCTGGTGGCGTGGCCGCAAGGCGAGGCGCCGGAGCTGAAGCGGGAAGCCAACGAGCGCCGTCGCAGCATGACGACCAGGAGGCCTCCCGCCCCTGAGCGGTCGCGCAGCGAGCAAGGCCTCCGCGCGACCGCCTAA
- a CDS encoding conserved hypothetical protein (Evidence 4 : Unknown function but conserved in other organisms), with amino-acid sequence MTEKPQSTAAAALAAFFKDSEAVLDFVNSECVGEFPWAIAQGGDQLVISDADRSTFVLIRPEAGGFKAERFHDPLCMVDADMVPDLVVVERADSIEEAFAAAKAELGLSPAALKA; translated from the coding sequence ATGACCGAAAAGCCCCAGAGCACTGCAGCAGCCGCGTTGGCGGCATTCTTCAAGGACAGCGAGGCTGTTCTGGATTTCGTCAACTCGGAATGCGTCGGGGAGTTTCCCTGGGCGATCGCTCAAGGCGGCGATCAGCTGGTCATTAGCGATGCGGACCGCTCGACGTTCGTCCTTATCCGCCCGGAAGCAGGCGGTTTCAAGGCGGAGCGCTTCCATGATCCGCTATGCATGGTGGACGCAGACATGGTGCCTGACCTGGTCGTCGTCGAGCGTGCGGATTCGATCGAGGAGGCCTTCGCTGCGGCCAAGGCTGAGCTCGGGCTGTCGCCGGCGGCGCTGAAGGCCTGA